Genomic DNA from Alphaproteobacteria bacterium:
CTGATGAGCTTTCAACGGCTCGTTGGGTTTTAGAACAAGAAGTTAAAGGCATTCAGGCTCTCAGCAAAAGTCTGGGCCAGCCTTTTATTGATGTCATTGATCTTTTGGCCAGTATCCCGTCCCACCAAGGACGCGTCGTTGTCACGGGGATGGGAAAGAGCGGACATGTGGGGCGTAAGTTGGCGGCGACGCTGGCATCCACGGGGCTCCCGGCTTTCTTTGTACATCCCGGAGAAGCAAGCCACGGTGATTTGGGCATGTTGACCAAGCATGATGTACTTATTGCTCTTTCAAATTCTGGTGAAACCGATGAGTTGCGGAGCATACTGGCGTATAGCTGTCGTTTTTCCATTCCTTTGATTGCGATTACCTCTAAGGCGCAAAGTACACTCGCTAAGGCAGCAAAGATTGCTTTGGTGCTGCCGGAAGTCCCAGAGGCCTGCCCCAATGGTTTGACTCCAACAACATCTGCAACCATGATGATGGTGCTGGGAGATGGGTTGGCAATTACGTTGCTCCAACGGAGAGGGTTTGCGGCAGAGGACTATAGAATTTTGCATCCTGGGGGTAATTTGGGACGTCGGTTGCTTCGGGTGAAAGATTTGATGCATGGGAAGGAAACATTGCCTTTGGTAGGAGAAAAAGCCCTCATGGATGATGCTCTTCTTGTTATGACCGAGAAAAGTTTTGGCTGCGTGGGGGTTATTGACAGCGCTGGAAAGTTATTGGGGCTCATAACCGATGGTGACTTGCGTCGTCATATGGAACCACAACTCATAAAGCAGCCTGTGACAAAGATTATGACTAAGAATCCTAAGACAATTACGTCGGATATCCTTGCGTTGGAGGCCACGCAAAGGATGAGCGAAAGGTCGATTACAAGCTTATTTGTGGTGGATGATAGCGGAAAGCCAGAAGGTTTGATCCATGTGCATGATTGTCTTCGTTCGGGTCTGGTGTAGGAAGTAGAAATTATGTCTAATACGAGAACTTTTATCCGAAAACAATCGCGACATAGTCCGACCAAGGCATTGGACATTCGACAAAATATCAGCCTTCTTAAGAAGGGGATTGTAGCTGTTGTTTTTGTGCTTTTAGGGATTCTGTTATTTTGGCCCTATTTGTCACGGGTTTCCTACGAGCCTCAGGATCTTCGGAATTCGACGTCCGAGTTGAAGGAAGAAATTGAAAAAAAACTCGTTATGAATCCTCACTATGAGGGCGTAGATGAAAAGAACCGACCGTATGAAATCAAGGCTGTAAGCGCCTTGAATGAAACAGAAGATCGTGTGCGTTTAAATCATCCATATGGGAGTCTCACTTTAGAAGATGGGACCTTTATGACTTTGAAAGCAAATGAAGGTGTTTTCCATAGTCAGGATCGTGAGCTCACGCTGAAGGGAAATGTTATCTTGAACCACGATGGATATGTTTTTGAAACGACGGCTGTTGACGCGAATATAGCAAATAAAACGGCGCAAGGTGTTGATCCTGTGTGGGGGTATGGTGGTTACGGTAAGATATATGCAAAAGAAGGTTTTGAAATGATTGGGGCGAAGATCCGTTTCAAAGGTCGCCCTCATTTGACCATATATAATTCTCCAAGCCCTGAAACTCAAATGCCCCAAAAGATACATTCCAGCACTTCAGGAGGAAAGCATGTCTAAAAAAATCACAATTTTTTCCGTGGCTTGGTTTGGTTTGTTTTTTGTGGAGAACGTTGTTGCAACTGGGCTTCCTATCCAAAGCAGGGGGGCGCAACCTGTTCATATTGAGGCAGATGAAGTTACCTATGATCAAGACAATAGTTTGGCAATCGGAAGTGGTAATGCCTTTGTTCAAAAAGGCGATCAAATGGTATATGGAGATATTCTTACTGCTTACTTTCGCCCCAAGAAAACGTCACATGGTGGGGATGAAGGCGAAAAGGAAATATGGAAAGTTGTGGCAAAAGGGCATGTAAGAATTGTGACTCCTACGGGAAAAGGTTTTGGCGAAGACGGCGAATATAACTTGGACAAAGGATCAATTGTCTTAAAGGGACATGGATTAAAGGCTGTTTCAGGCCAAGGAACGGTGCTGGCAAAGGATTCCTTAGAATATATGCTTTCTACGAATCAGATTATCGCCCGAGGGGATGCAATTGTTAAAAAGGAAGACCAAGTATTAAGGGCCCCGCTCGTAACGGCTTATTTTCATGAGAACGAGCAAAATGAGCTTGTGTTTAGCCATGCGGTTGCAAAAGGTGGTGCGATCCTAAACAACTCTGGGCAAATTGCCCAAGGAAATGAGGCATATTACGACACGACAACAGAAGAGACAATCTTGTCTGGATCTGTTAGAGTAACCGAGGGGAGTCGTCAGTTGAGGGGTGAACATGGATCGTTTGACTCTAAAACAGGCGTAAGTCGGGTTGTAAACACTAAGGCCCAAAATGTGGGAACCAGATCGAATGACAGTAGAGTTCAGGTGCTTTTATACTCTAAAAGGGCATCGTGAACTTTTTAGGGATGAAAGAGTACTAGTTTATATAATGAGGTTTGTATGAGTGTTTCGGCTTTTCAAAAACCCCCCAGCGGGACATATGACTTTCCTACGGCAGTACAAGGCCTAAAGGGAAAGCTCGCGGGCGTTAACTTAGGCAAGGCCTACAAGGGCAGACCGGTGGTGCGTGAGGCAACATTCTATGTTTCTCAAGGGGAAATTGTTGGTCTCTTAGGACCGAATGGTGCGGGTAAAACCACTTGTTTTTACATGATTTCTGGCCTTGTTCGCCCCGATTTTGGCAATATATTCTTCGATGGACATGATATTACCAAGGTTCCCATGTATCGACGTGCACGGCTTGGTATTGGATATTTGCCTCAAGAAGCTTCTATTTTCAGAGGGTTATCGGTTGAAAAGAATATTAAAGCAGTATTAGAGCTTTCGGAAAAGAATCCTGACGCTCGTGAAAGTCAGTTAGAAGATCTGCTGGCGGAGTTTTCTTTGACTCATTTGAGGCACGCAAATGCGTTGA
This window encodes:
- a CDS encoding KpsF/GutQ family sugar-phosphate isomerase, which codes for MAQAVKDFLIDSDELSTARWVLEQEVKGIQALSKSLGQPFIDVIDLLASIPSHQGRVVVTGMGKSGHVGRKLAATLASTGLPAFFVHPGEASHGDLGMLTKHDVLIALSNSGETDELRSILAYSCRFSIPLIAITSKAQSTLAKAAKIALVLPEVPEACPNGLTPTTSATMMMVLGDGLAITLLQRRGFAAEDYRILHPGGNLGRRLLRVKDLMHGKETLPLVGEKALMDDALLVMTEKSFGCVGVIDSAGKLLGLITDGDLRRHMEPQLIKQPVTKIMTKNPKTITSDILALEATQRMSERSITSLFVVDDSGKPEGLIHVHDCLRSGLV
- the lptC gene encoding LPS export ABC transporter periplasmic protein LptC; amino-acid sequence: MSNTRTFIRKQSRHSPTKALDIRQNISLLKKGIVAVVFVLLGILLFWPYLSRVSYEPQDLRNSTSELKEEIEKKLVMNPHYEGVDEKNRPYEIKAVSALNETEDRVRLNHPYGSLTLEDGTFMTLKANEGVFHSQDRELTLKGNVILNHDGYVFETTAVDANIANKTAQGVDPVWGYGGYGKIYAKEGFEMIGAKIRFKGRPHLTIYNSPSPETQMPQKIHSSTSGGKHV
- the lptB gene encoding LPS export ABC transporter ATP-binding protein, which produces MSVSAFQKPPSGTYDFPTAVQGLKGKLAGVNLGKAYKGRPVVREATFYVSQGEIVGLLGPNGAGKTTCFYMISGLVRPDFGNIFFDGHDITKVPMYRRARLGIGYLPQEASIFRGLSVEKNIKAVLELSEKNPDARESQLEDLLAEFSLTHLRHANALSLSGGERRRVEIARALAAHPQYILLDEPLAGIDPIAIKDIQNLIYHLKDKGIGVLITDHNVRETLGIVERAYIMNEGHILADGTPDEIINHDEVRRIYLGEKFSL